A genomic region of Trifolium pratense cultivar HEN17-A07 linkage group LG3, ARS_RC_1.1, whole genome shotgun sequence contains the following coding sequences:
- the LOC123917969 gene encoding pentatricopeptide repeat-containing protein At5g46100-like — MASKTLFKWPKQITNSLVEQLIKAEKDINKAVVMFDSATDEYKNGFRHDHKTFGAMIYRLVSVNQFRPAEGMLERMKQEDCEVTEDIFLTICRGYGRVHRPLDAIRVFHKMEKFQLRPTQKSYLTIFDILVEENYVKRAIGFYKEMREKGIPPSVVSLNILIKALCKNKETVESAFRIFREMPNRGCQPDSYTYGTLINGLCKLGKISQAKELLDEMGEKGLSPSVVSYTSLIHGLCQSNNLDEAIELLEEMIRNGIEPNVFTYSSLMDGFCKCGQSSQAMELLEVMVRRRHSPNMVTYSTLIDGLCKEGKHREAVEILDRMRLQGLKPNAGMYGRIISGLCAESSYQEAANFIDEMVLSGGISPNRASWSFHVRMHNMVVQGLGNNIDPPRAFQLYLSMRTRGISVEIGTFDCLVKCFCKRGDLNKAGRILDEMILDGCIPDEGIWNVLMCGLWDRKKVREATELLLAELKQKFVEAEN, encoded by the coding sequence ATGGCTAGTAAAACTTTGTTTAAGTGGCCGAAGCAAATTACAAATTCATTAGTTGAACAGCTAATAAAAGCAGAAAAGGATATAAACAAAGCTGTCGTTATGTTTGATTCAGCAACTGATGAGTATAAAAATGGATTTCGTCATGATCACAAAACTTTTGGTGCAATGATCTATAGGCTAGTTTCTGTGAACCAGTTTAGGCCAGCAGAAGGAATGTTGGAGAGAATGAAGCAAGAAGATTGTGAGGTTACTGAGGACATATTTTTAACTATATGCAGAGGTTATGGACGTGTGCATAGGCCGCTTGATGCCATTAGGGTTTTCcataaaatggaaaaatttCAGCTTAGGCCCACACAAAAGTCTTACCTTACAATATTTGATATTCTCGTGGAGGAAAACTATGTGAAAAGGGCTATTGGTTTTTATAAGGAGATGCGAGAAAAGGGCATTCCGCCGAGTGTTGTTTCCCTCAATATTTTGATCAAGGCACTGTGCAAAAACAAGGAAACTGTTGAGTCTGCTTTCCGGATATTTCGTGAAATGCCCAATCGTGGATGCCAGCCTGATTCCTATACATATGGTACATTGATTAATGGGTTGTGCAAGCTTGGAAAAATCAGTCAGGCAAAGGAACTGTTGGATGAGATGGGGGAGAAAGGTTTGTCGCCGTCTGTTGTTAGCTATACTAGTTTGATACATGGCTTGTGTCAATCTAATAATTTGGATGAAGCTATAGAATTGCTTGAAGAGATGATAAGAAATGGTATTGAGCCAAATGTTTTTACTTACAGTTCTTTGATGGATGGTTTTTGTAAATGTGGACAGTCATCACAAGCAATGGAGTTGTTAGAAGTGATGGTTAGAAGACGTCATTCGCCTAACATGGTCACTTATAGTACTTTAATCGATGGACTGTGTAAAGAAGGAAAGCATAGAGAAGCTGTTGAGATTCTTGATAGGATGAGGCTTCAAGGATTGAAACCAAATGCAGGGATGTACGGGAGAATCATAAGTGGTCTCTGTGCAGAAAGCAGCTATCAAGAAGCTGCAAACTTCATTGATGAGATGGTTCTTAGTGGTGGTATCTCACCTAATCGAGCAAGTTGGAGTTTTCATGTCAGAATGCATAACATGGTGGTCCAAGGTCTTGGTAATAATATTGATCCACCTCGCGcattccaattgtatctcagtATGCGTACTAGAGGCATATCTGTTGAGATTGGCACTTTTGACTGTTTAGTCAAATGCTTTTGCAAGAGAGGAGACCTGAACAAAGCTGGTCGGATTTTGGACGAGATGATACTAGATGGCTGCATTCCAGATGAGGGAATATGGAATGTATTAATGTGTGGACTTTGGGATCGGAAAAAAGTGAGAGAAGCCACTGAGCTATTGCTGGCTGAGCTGAAGCAGAAATTTGTTGAAGCTGAGAATTGA